The following DNA comes from Pseudomonas triticicola.
ACCGATCATTCAAGACAGCCTGCTGATCAGCTTCACCACGGAGTTCAATCGGGTCTGGAGCAGCAACGGCTCGAAAGCAAAACCCGCCACCTTCTGGCGCCCTGCCCCCGGCCCGGATGCACTGCCCGGCTATTTCCCGCTGGGCGATGTGCTGATCCCCGGCGATGCCAATATCAATGGCGAAGTAGTCGCGGCCGTGGTCTGCGAGAGGGATTTGAAAGGAGTCGCAAACGCCAGAGGCAAGGCACTGGCGCGCCCTGTCGATTTTGAACTGGTCTGGAAAGAAACCGGGGCTCCCAACGTTGCGCGCCTGTCGATCTGGCGCCCTTTGGCACCTGTCGGTTACGTCGCCTTGGGGCAGGTCTGCACCAACGATCATTGCAAACCTTCTCTGAACTCAATGCGTTGCGTCAGGGTCGACCTCGTCGTCGCAGCGAACCTCGGCGAGTTGATCTGGAATGACAAAGGTAGCGGCGCCAAAATGAGTTTCAGTGCCTTCGCCATCGAACCGCCGACTGCGGCAGCAGGCGATATCCTGTTTGCAGCGGGCACATTTGCCGGCATTCAGGGCTACGGCAAGCCTGCGGCACCATCATCGGCGTACGCGTTGCGCATGCAGATCCCTGTGCAACTGAGCGAACCGCCACAGGCTCCGGTTCTCGGTGGATATGCCAAGCCACCCGAAAGCGAACCCGCCACGGTCACACATGTTGCCCGCCTGCCCTGGTTCGCGGTGAGAGACCATGCGCATCCCGGTGAGCAGTTTCGCAACTCACCTTACTACGCACTCAAAAGGACCGACCAATACGTGCTCATCGGTTATGAGCGCAATGAGTCGGACACATACCGCGCGAAAAAATGGACTGCGCCGCGCGCGCAGAGCGCCGTGACGATGCGGATGTTCCATAGCTTCACCGCGATGGAAATTGTAAAAGCCTGGCCATCCGTGCCTCTGAGCGACATCCGCATGACCAGATTCTCGGCGTGCCTGCCGAAGGCCCTGACCCATACTGAAGCGTCTTCCAACGGCTGGAACGAGCTGCGACCGCAGATCGTGATTGCCATGGTGCCAAAACAATCAGCCGTAGCGGTCTATCAGATGCAAAGCCATTACGAACTGGTGAGGGAAGACGGTACTCAAGTGGCGGTCGATTTCGGCTATACCGACGACTCCAGCGTTCTGCTGACGCAATACCCGCCGCAATCCATCGAATCAGTCGGCTCGTGTCCATCGTTGACGACGGACATCCCCGCTGAGCCAGGCATCGACAGCGCCAGCGTAGAAGCGCTGCCATCACCCGGTCTGGATGTGGTCACAGATAGCGCGCCATGATTTCATCGACCACGCCTTCTTTGCGCAGTTGATCCAGCGCGGTCTGTAGCCTGTTGACCACCTCATCGGAAACATCCTTGTTCAGCGCCAGGTACAACTCGGCGCTGTTGAAGCGCAGCACGGTCTTCAGGCCGGTCACGCCATCCTGCCGTGCCAGATAACGGCCGGCAGGATCACCGGTGGCCCACAGGTCGATCTGGCCATTGAGCAGCTTTTTAGCGTTGTCCTGATCGCGCAGCACCACCACCGGTTTGAGGCCTTGCTTGGTGAGAGTCTCGGCAATCGCATCACCCTTGTAGGCGCCGATCTTGTATTTGCGCGCGTCGTTGAGGGTGTCGAGGGTGATCTTGCTGTCAGCCTTGGCCAGCAGAATCCAGTCATCCGGGCCGATCGGGCCGACCCATTTGAACAGTCTTTCGCGATCGGGCAGGCGCGCCATGACGAAGGCCCCGTAACCGGGATTTTCCAGGGCGAGCTTGTAGACACGTTCCCAGGGGAAACGCAGGGTCAGGCTGTAAGTGAGGCCGGCGCGCTGGAACATCTCGCGAACGATGTCCGTGGCAATGCCGTTGATGTTGTCGCCCTGGGCGAAATTCTTGCCGTTCTTCGCCATGTTGTACGGCGGGAAGTTCTCGGTGAGCAGCACCAGATCGGTGTCGGGACTGGTTTCGGCCCGGGCATTGCTGATGAACAACAACGAGGCGCTGGCGAGAACAACAAGCAGGCGTTTGATCATGTCGGGCTACCGGAATCCATGGCGTGCCCAAGAGTGCCTTGGGCGCGCCATGCTGTCCACTGGCCTGTACGCTTTAGCGCATGACGATGCCGCGATGCGACATGTAGGCCTTGGCTTCCTGCACGGTGTATTCGCCGAAGTGGAAAATACTTGCCGCCAGCACCGCACTGGCATGGCCTTCGAGAATGCCGTCGGCCAGATGCTGCAAATTGCCGACGCCACCGGAAGCGATCACCGGAATGCCCAGCGCGTCGCTGATGGCGCGGGTCACGCCGAGGTCGAAGCCGTTTTTCATGCCGTCCTGATCCATGCTGGTCAGGAGGATTTCGCCAGCACCGAGGCCTTCCATTTTCTTCGCCCACTCGACCGCGTCGAGGCCGGTCGGCTTGCGCCCGCCGTGGGTGAAGATTTCCCAGCGCGGGGTTTCGCCGGGGCCGGAGACTTTCTTGGCGTCGATGGCGACGACGATGCACTGCGAGCCGAAATGCTGCGCGGCTTCGCCAACGAACTCCGGGTTGAACACGGCGGCGGTGTTGATCGACACCTTGTCCGCGCCGGCATTGAGCAGGTTGCGGATGTCCTGCACGGTACGCACGCCACCGCCGACGGTCAGCGGAATGAACACCTGGCTGGCCATGCGCTCGACGGTATGCAGCGTAGTGTCACGCCCATCGACGCTGGCGGTGATGTCGAGAAAGGTAATCTCGTCGGCACCCTGCTCGTCGTAGCGACGGGCGATTTCCACCGGGTCACCGGCGTCGCGGATGTTCTCGAACTTCACACCTTTGACGACCCGGCCGTTGTCCACGTCCAGGCAAGGGATGATGCGTTTGGCTAACGCCATAAGACTTAATCTCCGATTAAGAAGCTTCAAGCTTCAAGCTGCAAGAAAGGGCGGATTGCGGTCGCGCTTCTAACTTGCAGCTCGCAGCTTGCAACTTGAAGCTGCTTTTATCTGGCCGCGTAGCCATCACAAAAAGCTTGAGCCTCTGCAACATCCAAAGTGCCCTCATAGATCGCGCGGCCCGTGATCGCGCCGATGATGCCCGGTGCCTTGGCGTCGAGCAGCGACTTGATGTCACCCAGGTTATGGATGCCGCCGGAAGCGATCACCGGAATCCTGGTGGCAGCGGCCAGCGCAGCGGTGAACGGTACGTTGCAGCCCTGCATCATGCCGTCTTTGGCGATGTCGGTATAAACGATCGAGGACACGCCGTCGGCTTCGAACTGCTTGGCCAGGTCAATGACCTGCACGGTGCTGATCTCAGCCCAGCCGTCGGTGGCGACGAAACCGTCTTTCGCATCCAGACCGACAATGATCTTGCCCGGAAACGCACGGCAGGCTTCAGCAACGAACGCCGGATCTTTTACGGCTTTGGTGCCGATGATCACGTAGCTGACGCCGGCCTTGACGTAATGCTCGATGGTTTCCAGCGAACGGATGCCGCCACCGATCTGGATCGGCAGGGTCGGGTAGCGCTTGGCGATCGCCGTGACCACTTCGCCGTTGACCGGCTGGCCTTCGAACGCGCCGTTCAGGTCGACCAGATGCAGACGGCGGCAACCGCCCTCCACCCACTTGGCAGCCATGCTCACCGGGTCATCGGAGAACACCGTGGAATCTTCCATGCGGCCCTGGCGCAGACGTACGCAGGCACCGTCTTTGAGATCGATAGCGGGAATAATCAGCATGCTTTTTCCTTCGTCAAAAGAGCGGCAAGCTGCAAGCCATAAGCTGCAAGCGCGCACGCGCGTCTATCTCTTGCAGCTTGCAGCTTGACGCTTGCCGCTGCTCTTAATTTTTTTCGAGCGCCCACAGGTCGCTTTCGATGCTTTCAAACCGTTCCTTGAGGTGGGTCTGCACATCGAAAATCGCCCTGTTGTAATAGTGCGGAGCAATTTCGCGGGTAAACAGCTCAAGAATTTCCGCCGCTTCGAACGAACCCAGGTCCAGCTCGAAACGATCCTCCATGAACCGCTGAATCTTGCGATTGGCCTCGCTCTCCTGCTCGGGAGTGAGGGTCAGAATCGGCGGTTTGGACTTCTTGACAGCCATTTACCAGCGACCGTCCCACGCAGCGAAGTTCTGCAGCAGTTGCAGGCCGTGGGTATGGCTTTTCTCCGGGTGGAACTGCACGGCGAAACGCGAGCCATCGGCCAGCGCGGCAGCGAAATCGACACCGTAATGACCGCTGCCCACCACCTGACGCGTATTGGCGGCGGCGATGTAGTAGCTGTGCACGAAGTAGAAACGCGCCAGATCCGGGATGTCATGCCACAGCGGGTGACTGATGTTCTGCTTCACCTCGTTCCAGCCCATGTGCGGGACCTTCAGGTGCTCGCCGTCTTCGTGCAGATCCTTGCCGAAGAATTTCACCGCGCC
Coding sequences within:
- a CDS encoding Vps62-related protein, translated to MTIEDNIAALPRQMEPIIQDSLLISFTTEFNRVWSSNGSKAKPATFWRPAPGPDALPGYFPLGDVLIPGDANINGEVVAAVVCERDLKGVANARGKALARPVDFELVWKETGAPNVARLSIWRPLAPVGYVALGQVCTNDHCKPSLNSMRCVRVDLVVAANLGELIWNDKGSGAKMSFSAFAIEPPTAAAGDILFAAGTFAGIQGYGKPAAPSSAYALRMQIPVQLSEPPQAPVLGGYAKPPESEPATVTHVARLPWFAVRDHAHPGEQFRNSPYYALKRTDQYVLIGYERNESDTYRAKKWTAPRAQSAVTMRMFHSFTAMEIVKAWPSVPLSDIRMTRFSACLPKALTHTEASSNGWNELRPQIVIAMVPKQSAVAVYQMQSHYELVREDGTQVAVDFGYTDDSSVLLTQYPPQSIESVGSCPSLTTDIPAEPGIDSASVEALPSPGLDVVTDSAP
- a CDS encoding substrate-binding periplasmic protein; translated protein: MIKRLLVVLASASLLFISNARAETSPDTDLVLLTENFPPYNMAKNGKNFAQGDNINGIATDIVREMFQRAGLTYSLTLRFPWERVYKLALENPGYGAFVMARLPDRERLFKWVGPIGPDDWILLAKADSKITLDTLNDARKYKIGAYKGDAIAETLTKQGLKPVVVLRDQDNAKKLLNGQIDLWATGDPAGRYLARQDGVTGLKTVLRFNSAELYLALNKDVSDEVVNRLQTALDQLRKEGVVDEIMARYL
- the hisF gene encoding imidazole glycerol phosphate synthase subunit HisF, with the translated sequence MALAKRIIPCLDVDNGRVVKGVKFENIRDAGDPVEIARRYDEQGADEITFLDITASVDGRDTTLHTVERMASQVFIPLTVGGGVRTVQDIRNLLNAGADKVSINTAAVFNPEFVGEAAQHFGSQCIVVAIDAKKVSGPGETPRWEIFTHGGRKPTGLDAVEWAKKMEGLGAGEILLTSMDQDGMKNGFDLGVTRAISDALGIPVIASGGVGNLQHLADGILEGHASAVLAASIFHFGEYTVQEAKAYMSHRGIVMR
- the hisA gene encoding 1-(5-phosphoribosyl)-5-[(5-phosphoribosylamino)methylideneamino]imidazole-4-carboxamide isomerase, with the translated sequence MLIIPAIDLKDGACVRLRQGRMEDSTVFSDDPVSMAAKWVEGGCRRLHLVDLNGAFEGQPVNGEVVTAIAKRYPTLPIQIGGGIRSLETIEHYVKAGVSYVIIGTKAVKDPAFVAEACRAFPGKIIVGLDAKDGFVATDGWAEISTVQVIDLAKQFEADGVSSIVYTDIAKDGMMQGCNVPFTAALAAATRIPVIASGGIHNLGDIKSLLDAKAPGIIGAITGRAIYEGTLDVAEAQAFCDGYAAR
- a CDS encoding DUF2164 domain-containing protein — protein: MAVKKSKPPILTLTPEQESEANRKIQRFMEDRFELDLGSFEAAEILELFTREIAPHYYNRAIFDVQTHLKERFESIESDLWALEKN
- the hisH gene encoding imidazole glycerol phosphate synthase subunit HisH, producing the protein MQTVAVIDYGMGNLHSVAKALEHVGAGKVLITSDANVIREADRVVFPGVGAIRDCMAEIRRLGFDSLVREVSQDRPFLGICVGMQALLDTSEENAGVDGIGLFPGAVKFFGKDLHEDGEHLKVPHMGWNEVKQNISHPLWHDIPDLARFYFVHSYYIAAANTRQVVGSGHYGVDFAAALADGSRFAVQFHPEKSHTHGLQLLQNFAAWDGRW